The nucleotide sequence ACGCTGGGCGGCAACGACTTCGTGAACAACTACTACCTGGTGCCCTACTCGGCGCGGTCGCGTGAGTTCTCGCTGCCGGACTACGTCTCCTACCTGCTGTCGGAGTACGCGCAGATCCTGGAGCACCTCTACGACCTCGGCGCCCGGCGGGTGCTGGTGCAGGGGGTCGGCCCCATGGGGTGCGTCCCGGCCGAGCTGGCGCTGCACAGCCTGGACGGCACCTGCGACCCGGAGCTGCAGCGCGCCGCCGAGATGTACAACCCGCGGCTCATGGCGCTGCTGCAGGACCTCAACGCCCGCCACGGCGGCGAAGTGTTCGTCGGCGTGAACATGAAGCGGATCCACGACGACTTCATCGACGACCCCAAGGCGTACGGGTTCGAGACCGCCACCGAGGCGTGCTGCGGCCAGGGGCGGTTCAACGGCATGGGGCTGTGCACCATGGTGTCCAGCCTCTGCGCCGACCGCGACAGCTACGTGTTCTGGGACGCCTTCCACCCCACGGAGCGCGCCAACCGCCTCATCGTGCAGCAGTTCATGTCGGGGTCTGTGGAATACATCGCGCCCATGAACCTCAGCACCGTCCTCGCCATCGACCTCCAGAAGCAGCAGCTGCGCACGTGATGTCATGTCGTCATCCCCCTGCAGCTTCAGCTTCATCGCCATTGTTGCGTGCATGCAATTCGACCGCGTGCTTGTCCGTTCCTTGGATATGATCTCGAGTTTTTGAGGGTGTGTGTAGAGAGTACTCCCTAGCTCCTGGCTGCTAGTAGCTAGTGCACGCCATCAGTTTTCGATCGGTTTCAGTCGTCGTCCAGTCCAGAATGCAGAATCACATGTGGTTTTCTGCATGCAGGTTTCGTTTGTGTCGGTGTCGTTGCATTGCATGTACGTGTAAGTGTGTGACAGTGACGACCATATCCTGTCAATTGTCATATAGGAAGGACAGCTTCTTATAATTTTATATAAATTTTCAGGGGATGGGATTCATAAATTTTTGCCTTTGTTTGCCTAAATTTTCAGCTGCTAGCTAGCTACCAAAAGTGGCGTCATtttcctaggccttgtttagatgccacccaaattccaagttttttcactctctctccatcacatcaatttttagctgcttgcatggagtattaagtgtaggtaaaaaaaataactaattacacagtttagttggaaatcacgagatgaatcttttgagcttagttggtccacgattggacaatatttgttaaataagacgaaagtgatactattcatcggtttgaaattttttcgcaatctaaacgaggccattGCAAAAGCGAACCTGAATTCCTGCCTGGATGGGCGGGCGTCCTGACGATACAATCTGCAGTGCAGTGTGCAGAGCTGAGAGAGGACGGTGGTATTGGTATTGAATATTGATTATTGAATGCAATGGCCGGGCCATTAACTCCGAGTCTTTTTTAGagtcttttttttttactttggactgtagaaaagaaaaaaaaaatctgtcaAAGAGTTGTAATTAGTCTCGAGCATCAACTTCTTCTTACAAGAACAGTGCTGCTATGCACTGTTGTTGAAGTGAAGTTTTCAGacagtactatatatatatagtgcgAGAGGAATAGCTAGGATCAGATCAGTAGAAGCTTGGCTTAATTTGTCTCTGCGTGTTTTATTTACCATACCAGGTGGGAGTCTACTGCAGGTGGAGAAGACAAAAGAAGCTAGTGCCCTACAATCTCACAAAGTGACCTGGTGGTGTACGCGTGACTAgcgcatgcatatgcatgcagccACACCTTCACCTTCTTATGGAGGCCATTGAATTGTGGTGTTCCCTGGACTGTACTGTGCAGGAGGATGAAAACGAAAACACAAGGAGAAGCAGTAGAGATCTCATCACATCTAGGACAGGACAGGACTGTCTAGAGTCGGTTCAAGTACAGGATTTCaattctcctcctcctcatcccgtCGGTCGCTCAAATTACCCAGATCCAGACCGTCTCAGACTCTCAGTCTTGCATTGCCCCAGTGCAGTATAAATTTGCCTTCGTAAACCGTAATGTAGTGATTATTCACTGCTTTGCTCAGGCTTGCTCTCTGGTAATTGACAGTTTGGGCCTTACAGTACAGGTCGTCGTCGCCTCCTGCACACAGTAAAGCACATGAACGGAAGTTCAGCAGAACTGGAATGCATTTGAAGCATCAGGACGGACAGCAGGAGAGCGTTTTTCTTGTGAAGCAAACCGGTCGATCGCATGAGCTTTATTACTGCAAAACCTTTTTGGGATTTttccaaataaataaaataattggAATTTTGGAAATGGTAAGAAACATAAATAAAATTACAAAAGCAAGGCAGACTAAATGCCCCTGCTGGATTCTTGAAATGAGGAACACAGTGCAGCTAGCCCTTCCTGTGAACTGAAgagagccagccagccagccccatTTGGTCGGTGATGCTGATGCAACGACACTGGCGGTTCATTTGATGGATGATCTATCCTCGTACGACGACGCTGCATGCCGTGATTGCATGGCAAATAAATAAAGCATCATCAGAGGTTGATAGCCGGTCATTGTCGCTAGCTGTATCTCCTTCCCTAATAAATTAAAGCACATCAACTGGCAGCCTGAGAGCGATATATAGATGCCACTTATTAGATGCATGCATGGTGTACCGGAGTCCGGAGGCATCAGAGAATGAGAAAAATCAGCGAGCCCCACTCACACGGCATGTGTTAGTGTTGCAATTTGCAGTGATCATCGTATCAATTTGTTTCCTCAAAAGGGGGGGATGATTAGGAGAGGTCATCAGATCACCATTGGTACCTGCATGCTGCTGTTGTTCGTTGATGGCAGCTGGAGAGTGGAGACTATAGTGATGATGGAGGGGAGGTTTAGTACAGTGTCAACACCATTTGCAGTGATGTGCTGCCAATCATGTTTCGAATGAAGCCTCTACCTAATTAAGGGGACAGTCCCCTGGTATTTGAAGATGCATATTTATGTATATGCAGCTGTGGATCCTGGATAGTATAGTagtatgcttcttttttcatctggaacagtgttttcctttcacaaatttctccagattcatccagattcctctagATTCCTCCAAGCGAATGGGATCGTAGTGGTAACGGCACTGAccgtttttctttttttaaagaCAGAAAGACGCTAAGGTCCCATTTGACATAGCTCAGCTTTAGCAGTGAAGCTGTTTTTTCGGTTTTAGATTAATGAATAGCTCTACCGGTGAATTTGAGCTATTTTCGTGACCCCGTTTGATAAAAAAAACTTCACATAGTAGACAGAGATGATGAAATATCATAGATGCCCTTGtattttcttctttccttctTTTCAAGGGTGAAGTTGTTTTCAAAATGAccgtttggcaaaaaaaaaaagagcttcAAACAACTTATGAAGATGTTGCTAAAGCCATGCTAAACCAGGCCTAAAATATGTCTCGTTTCTGATAACAAAAAAACAGGGCTCTGATGACGAGTATTATAGTTATTGTAATTGTAATTTCATTGCTCATGAGTAATGGAACTCGGTTCGTTCCGTGGTgaaaaatggcatgtgagaacacgAAAAAATAAAATATGCTAATGTGTCATAGTATTAAATGCAAATTAGACCAGGATGAAATTCCTACTGTGACTGGCCTTAACTTGTTACTGTATATTTAAAAATTTTATTAAAATTAAAGAAGAATTGATTTATAACAAGGTTAAAATGAGCTGTAACTACGAGGAGAGCAGGGCTCCGGACGACCTCGTGCGTGCGTGTACCGTGTACGGACTACGGAGGCATGTGTTTTAGTAGTTCACTGGTTTTCCATGCCAAAGAGGCAGGTGCACGGTACCGCTGGTTGGTAGAGTACTACAGTACATGCTAGTGGAGAATTGAATAGCCTCCAAATGAGGTGGAGTAGTTCTACTTCTTCATTGGGGTCAAAACATGATTGCCGTGTCTGCAGGGCAAGAAATGAGTCCATGACAGGACACAGCAGATTTATTTGCTGCTGCTTCTCTGTGCCGAAGTCcgcgttagttttttttttttaaatctagcTACTAAAATCTTAGAAGGTGTGTTGGAAGGATGTTGCATGTggtatttggatactaataaaaaataaattacataatccgtcagtactctacgagacgattttttaagcctaattaatccatcgt is from Miscanthus floridulus cultivar M001 chromosome 7, ASM1932011v1, whole genome shotgun sequence and encodes:
- the LOC136464786 gene encoding GDSL esterase/lipase At5g33370-like — encoded protein: MASPTWRLVSLALCLGALAVLQAARGADAARAFFVFGDSLVDNGNNNYLITAARADSPPYGIDTPDHRATGRFSNGKNVPDVISEHLGAEPVLPYLSPELDGDKMLVGANFASAGVGILNDTGFQFANIIHIEKQLRYFEQYQKRLSALIGAEETTRLVRGALVLITLGGNDFVNNYYLVPYSARSREFSLPDYVSYLLSEYAQILEHLYDLGARRVLVQGVGPMGCVPAELALHSLDGTCDPELQRAAEMYNPRLMALLQDLNARHGGEVFVGVNMKRIHDDFIDDPKAYGFETATEACCGQGRFNGMGLCTMVSSLCADRDSYVFWDAFHPTERANRLIVQQFMSGSVEYIAPMNLSTVLAIDLQKQQLRT